The following are encoded together in the Gasterosteus aculeatus chromosome 7, fGasAcu3.hap1.1, whole genome shotgun sequence genome:
- the LOC144410345 gene encoding uncharacterized protein LOC144410345 yields the protein MLSVDRLVNSNNKLPISTSGSLHWSVRDSAGLCPRRRGTDSKKRRRAHDPKIAEAVRRLHNSETNYRRYEPEQGLISPHNEAVTSYLLREKSRFRRRHCVRL from the exons atgctctcagtggatcgtctcgtcaactccaacaacaaactgccgatatcaacgagcggttcgctccactggagcgttcgggactctgcgggtttgtgtccacggaggagaggaaccgactcaaagaagaggagacgggcgcacgatcccaagatagcg gaagcggtgcgccgtcttcacaactccgagacgaactacaggcgctacgaaccggagcaagg actaatctcgcctcataatgaggcggtgacctcgtatttgctccgggaaaagtccagatttagacgacgtcattgtgt ccgcctgtga
- the cd248a gene encoding CD248 molecule, endosialin a produces MSSLVSTVAALLLTSLLALFFGCSRVLGQDLKEDALCNADGCFVVYFQRKTFLDSWRACKEKGGNLATIKRREDAATIATLFSSLDLSQSTTGVRVWIGLQRQPRQCTTTRPLRGFSWTTGDHDTEYTNWQKEDSPSMCSVPRCVVMSYSNQEQTNNYKWLDGSCSVSVDGYLCRYTYKGMCPALWSEGAGNTLYSTPFNLLSTLLTHLPYGSVATIPCPAGTKEDQSVLCMLKEDGSVGWSRDSPLCSDPRISHDWCDQENGGCEHFCRSAGAHVYCDCAEGYQLGDNGQNCELSDVCKGAPCEFVCLPLSDGYQCACPDGYMLAPDGRGCLDADECLHSPCEQLCVNAPGTFECRCWEGYHPDDEGGCEDIDECVNDPCEHACENTQGSHICHCHLGYSPVPEEPSQCQDIDECQIPGTCEKMCVNYEAAFACYCEEGYELMPDQYSCRKREEGDQSAVTPPFAWVTHQPGPIWNDMDYDWNTRPTDWPTEGKQSLDWLTDPPRVLGSDIIWVTSDPQEELLSDLTPGPLTQEAEEDEKQKDNEGDDWLELEVFPTTIYTTPTATTTSSVNWWATLTTSSRKPTNPEDSVVDRNMPAKSSYPTEAEKEHYPPSENVQFPKEELGREVNEFVDVTHQDPAAPTQNIPSQPSPSEDGENVDILDSIQEDKGQTQSNTWLLVGVLVPICFLIVVMVVLGIVYCTRCAVHSRNKNATDCYHWISGAHDKQGAPNPSAGVNTHV; encoded by the coding sequence ATGTCCTCCTTAGTGAGCACTGTTGCTGCACTTCTATTGACTTCCCTGTTGGCTTTGTTCTTTGGATGCTCTCGGGTTCTGGGTCAGGATTTAAAAGAGGATGCACTATGCAATGCGGACGGCTGTTTTGTGGTCTACTTTCAACGTAAAACCTTCCTGGACTCATGGAGGGCCTGCAAGGAGAAAGGTGGAAACCTAGCTACCATTAAACGCAGGGAGGATGCTGCCACTATTGCTACTCTCTTCTCCAGCCTGGATTTGAGCCAATCTACCACAGGTGTCCGGGTATGGATTGGCTTGCAGCGGCAACCTCGCCAGTGTACAACCACACGCCCATTGCGGGGTTTCTCTTGGACTACTGGTGACCACGATACAGAGTATACCAACTGGCAGAAAGAGGACTCCCCTAGCATGTGTTCTGTGCCACGCTGCGTGGTAATGAGCTACAGCAATCAGGAGCAGACCAATAATTACAAATGGCTGGATGGCTCTTGCTCAGTCTCTGTAGATGGGTATCTTTGTCGTTATACCTATAAAGGAATGTGTCCAGCCCTATGGAGTGAAGGTGCAGGCAATACCCTATACAGTACACCATTTAACCTCCTAAGCACACTGCTGACCCATTTACCCTATGGATCTGTTGCTACTATTCCATGCCCTGCAGGCACCAAGGAGGACCAGTCAGTTTTGTGTATGCTGAAGGAAGATGGCTCAGTTGGGTGGTCAAGAGATTCCCCCCTCTGCTCCGATCCTCGGATATCACACGACTGGTGTGACCAGGAAAACGGTGGATGTGAGCATTTTTGCAGATCCGCCGGTGCTCATGTTTACTGTGATTGTGCCGAAGGGTATCAACTTGGAGACAATGGCCAGAACTGTGAGTTGTCAGACGTCTGTAAAGGGGCGCCCTGTGAATTTGTGTGCCTGCCCCTCTCAGATGGGTACCAATGTGCATGCCCTGATGGATACATGCTTGCACCAGATGGACGTGGCTGTCTGGATGCAGATGAGTGCCTCCACAGTCCTTGTGAGCAGCTTTGTGTGAATGCTCCCGGGACATTTGAATGTAGGTGTTGGGAGGGCTACCATCCGGATGATGAAGGTGGGTGTGAGGATATAGATGAGTGTGTAAATGACCCATGTGAACACGCCTGTGAGAACACTCAAGGCTCTCATATCTGCCATTGTCATCTGGGATATTCCCCAGTGCCTGAAGAACCCAGCCAATGCCAAGACATTGACGAGTGCCAAATCCCAGGGACTTGTGAGAAGATGTGTGTGAATTACGAGGCTGCATTTGCCTGCTATTGTGAGGAAGGCTATGAACTCATGCCTGATCAGTATTCATGTCgcaagagagaggaaggagaccaATCTGCTGTCACCCCTCCTTTTGCTTGGGTCACCCACCAGCCTGGACCTATATGGAACGATATGGACTATGACTGGAACACACGGCCCACTGACTGGCCTACAGAGGGGAAACAATCTCTGGACTGGCTGACTGACCCACCCAGAGTTTTGGGTTCTGATATCATTTGGGTCACCAGTGACCCTCAGGAGGAGCTGCTCTCTGATTTAACACCGGGCCCTCTGACACAAGAGGCTGAGGAagatgagaaacaaaaagacaatgAAGGAGATGACTGGTTGGAGCTAGAAGTTTTTCCCACCACCATCTACACCACACCTacggccaccaccaccagctccgTCAATTGGTGGGCAACGCTCACCACTTCCAGTCGGAAACCAACAAATCCAGAGGATTCAGTTGTAGACCGCAACATGCCCGCAAAATCAAGCTATCCCACCGAAGCGGAAAAAGAACACTACCCGCCAAGTGAAAACGTTCAGTTCCCAAAGGAGGAGTTAGGGCGCGAGGTGAATGAATTTGTGGATGTCACACACCAAGACCCAGCAGCTCCCACACAAAATATTCCTTCCCAGCCATCCCCAAGCGAGGATGGAGAGAATGTTGACATCCTGGATTCTATCCAGGAAGACAAGGGACAGACGCAAAGCAACACTTGGCTTTTAGTGGGCGTACTTGTGCCCATTTGTTTCTTAATTGTAGTAATGGTGGTGCTTGGCATTGTCTACTGCACTCGCTGTGCTGTTCATTCACGCAACAAGAATGCCACTGACTGCTACCACTGGATTTCTGGGGCTCATGATAAACAGGGAGCTCCTAACCCCTCAGCAGGGGTCAATACCCATGtttag